From Nonlabens sp. Ci31, the proteins below share one genomic window:
- a CDS encoding GLPGLI family protein → MKKLIYLLLFCPLVSLSQSYIIEYDVSLNVLRRSGYLIVNNTEESFYYETMIEEKNENKKKDEDETVNKTFFLGKSKNRKRYQLYKNQKDTLFNVDYLEDEKIINYEKFPRIDWQIKNETKKIEDYICNKATTFFRGRNYTAWYSTDIPIKLGPWKFNGLPGAILQIYDETGSFSWSITKIKQVKTEEKFIIENDLKIISLREFVEKNEKSKNSKTDRMMLKFVNRGSEVVKSEYNRGRETKFEWEIEETKKD, encoded by the coding sequence ATGAAGAAATTAATTTATCTATTATTGTTCTGCCCATTAGTGAGTTTATCTCAGTCATATATTATTGAGTACGATGTTTCCCTAAACGTTTTAAGAAGAAGTGGATATTTAATTGTTAACAATACAGAAGAATCATTTTATTATGAAACAATGATTGAAGAAAAAAATGAAAATAAAAAAAAAGATGAAGATGAGACTGTGAATAAAACATTCTTTTTAGGAAAAAGCAAAAACCGCAAAAGATACCAATTGTATAAAAACCAAAAAGACACTTTATTTAATGTAGATTATCTAGAAGATGAAAAGATAATAAATTATGAGAAGTTCCCTAGAATTGATTGGCAAATTAAAAATGAAACTAAAAAAATAGAAGACTATATTTGTAATAAGGCTACTACATTTTTTAGAGGTAGAAATTATACAGCTTGGTATTCTACAGATATACCCATTAAATTAGGACCTTGGAAATTTAACGGTTTACCAGGCGCTATCTTACAAATTTATGATGAGACTGGTTCATTTTCTTGGTCAATTACCAAAATCAAACAAGTAAAAACTGAAGAAAAATTTATAATAGAAAATGATTTAAAAATAATTTCTCTAAGAGAGTTTGTTGAAAAAAATGAAAAATCTAAAAACTCAAAAACCGATAGAATGATGTTAAAATTTGTTAATAGAGGATCAGAAGTGGTAAAAAGTGAATATAACAGAGGAAGAGAAACTAAATTTGAATGGGAAATAGAAGAAACAAAAAAAGATTAA
- a CDS encoding carboxypeptidase-like regulatory domain-containing protein codes for MGNRRNKKRLNFSLTIIVFFLLQNLSLAQTTIYGSIRDSSTNLNSVSVILKDSLSKSIFGYTYSDDKGNFILKTEKLGKFKLIFTSLGYEHKTISLDINKEQKELKFDIVLVDKPMDLDEVIIKADLPMSIKQDTISFKTKFFTNGTEQTVEELLKTIPGININDDGTIKIGNQEIEKLMVDGDDLFEKGYKILSKNMPAYPIEEVEVLKNYSNNPLLKGVEESNKVALNLKLDENSKRIWFGNIETSVGNNNFYQLKGNLMNFGKKNKYYFFTNLNSIGYDATGDIENLVRPFRINEPASIGDNQSVNSLLNLSPDNLNFKQNRTNFNNAELISLNAIFNPTEKLKIKTLGFFNWDETDFFRNSIDVTDVNGTNFTNTQNLELRNKNRVAFGKLDFTYNISKTKMLEATTKYNNGNFNDNSNLIFNGNSTIENLQHQNTLFDQKISYTNRFKDKKVFLLTIRYIDEKTPQNYAVNQFFYQDLFPSFNSANNVSQQSTNQMQFTGINSHLLDRKTNGHLLELQIGNEYRKDKLSTTFSLLQDNLVLDNPTDYQNQTAYQVNDLYLKSKYRLNINDFGIVGKLNVHQLFNQLENNGIISNQSPFFVNPSLGLDWKINANNKIISSYSYNNTNARAQDVFSDFVPTGFRSFAKGTGDFNQLDASSFVFNYQLGNWSDRFFANTFILYSKNHDFFSTNTTLNQNFTQAEKILIQDREFISVNSKLDYYFKFISSNLKIDLGYTQSEFKNIVNNSDLRQVKSNNYNYGLELRSGFSGIFNYHIGTKWSTTEIETTINNSFTDNVSFLDLYLVLNEKLDFQLQSERYYFGNLQTDNTYYFLDFDARYKLIENKLTLGITGKNLFNTESFRNFSISDIGSSTTEYRLLPRFVLLKLEYKF; via the coding sequence ATGGGAAATAGAAGAAACAAAAAAAGATTAAACTTTAGTTTAACAATAATCGTTTTTTTTCTTCTTCAAAATCTATCCTTGGCTCAAACTACTATTTATGGTTCAATTAGAGATAGTTCTACTAATTTAAATTCAGTTAGCGTTATTTTGAAAGATAGTTTATCAAAAAGTATTTTTGGTTACACATATTCTGATGATAAAGGAAACTTTATTCTTAAAACTGAAAAGCTAGGTAAATTCAAATTAATATTTACCTCATTAGGTTATGAACATAAAACCATTTCATTAGACATAAATAAAGAACAAAAGGAACTAAAATTTGATATTGTTTTAGTGGATAAACCAATGGATTTAGATGAAGTTATAATTAAGGCAGATTTGCCTATGTCTATAAAACAAGATACCATTTCCTTTAAAACCAAATTTTTTACAAATGGTACAGAGCAAACTGTTGAGGAACTTTTAAAAACTATTCCCGGCATTAATATAAATGATGACGGCACAATAAAAATTGGTAATCAAGAAATTGAAAAATTAATGGTAGATGGCGATGACCTTTTTGAAAAAGGATATAAAATTCTGTCTAAAAATATGCCAGCATATCCTATTGAAGAAGTTGAAGTTTTAAAGAATTATTCCAATAATCCATTGTTAAAAGGTGTTGAAGAAAGCAACAAAGTCGCTTTAAATTTAAAACTAGATGAAAATTCTAAACGTATTTGGTTTGGTAATATTGAGACAAGTGTAGGAAACAATAATTTCTATCAACTGAAAGGAAATTTGATGAACTTTGGCAAAAAAAATAAATACTATTTTTTTACCAATCTTAATTCTATTGGTTATGATGCCACAGGCGACATAGAAAATTTGGTACGCCCTTTTCGTATTAATGAACCAGCAAGTATTGGAGATAATCAAAGTGTGAATTCACTTCTTAATTTATCACCAGACAATCTAAATTTCAAGCAAAATAGAACCAATTTTAACAACGCTGAATTAATATCACTAAACGCTATATTTAACCCAACCGAAAAATTAAAAATTAAAACCCTAGGATTTTTTAATTGGGACGAAACTGACTTTTTTAGAAATAGTATTGATGTTACAGATGTTAATGGTACAAATTTTACTAATACTCAAAACCTTGAACTAAGAAACAAAAATAGAGTTGCTTTTGGCAAACTAGATTTCACTTACAATATTTCTAAAACCAAAATGCTAGAGGCTACTACAAAATATAACAACGGAAACTTCAATGATAATTCTAATTTAATTTTTAATGGAAATTCAACCATTGAAAATCTACAACATCAAAACACACTTTTTGACCAAAAAATAAGCTATACCAATAGATTTAAAGACAAAAAAGTCTTTCTTCTGACCATACGATATATTGATGAAAAAACACCGCAAAACTATGCTGTAAATCAATTCTTTTATCAAGATTTATTTCCGTCTTTTAATAGCGCAAATAACGTATCTCAACAAAGTACAAATCAAATGCAATTTACAGGAATTAATTCACATTTACTAGACCGTAAAACAAATGGTCATTTATTAGAACTTCAAATTGGTAATGAATACAGAAAAGATAAATTATCAACCACGTTTTCACTTTTACAAGATAATTTAGTTTTAGACAATCCAACGGATTACCAAAACCAAACAGCATATCAGGTTAATGATTTATATCTTAAAAGTAAATACCGTTTAAACATTAATGATTTTGGAATTGTTGGTAAGCTAAACGTCCATCAACTATTTAATCAACTAGAGAACAATGGAATTATAAGTAATCAAAGTCCATTTTTTGTTAATCCAAGCTTGGGTTTAGATTGGAAGATTAACGCTAACAACAAAATAATTTCTTCTTATTCCTATAACAACACAAATGCAAGAGCACAAGATGTATTTAGTGATTTTGTGCCTACAGGTTTTCGCTCATTCGCCAAAGGAACAGGAGATTTTAATCAATTAGATGCTTCAAGTTTTGTTTTCAACTATCAACTTGGGAACTGGAGCGATAGATTTTTTGCGAATACATTTATTTTATATAGTAAAAATCACGATTTCTTTTCAACAAACACAACTTTAAATCAAAACTTCACACAAGCTGAAAAAATACTAATCCAAGACCGTGAGTTTATAAGTGTTAATTCTAAATTAGACTATTATTTTAAATTTATTTCTTCAAATTTAAAAATTGACTTAGGCTATACTCAAAGTGAATTTAAAAATATTGTAAATAATTCAGATTTAAGACAAGTAAAGTCTAATAATTATAATTACGGTTTAGAACTGCGTTCTGGTTTTAGTGGTATTTTTAATTATCATATCGGTACAAAATGGAGTACAACGGAAATAGAAACTACTATTAATAATTCATTTACTGACAACGTTAGTTTTTTAGATTTATATTTAGTGCTTAATGAAAAGCTAGATTTTCAATTACAATCAGAACGCTATTATTTTGGAAATTTACAAACAGATAATACCTATTACTTTTTAGATTTTGATGCGAGATATAAACTAATTGAAAATAAACTGACTTTAGGTATTACTGGTAAAAACTTGTTCAATACAGAAAGTTTTAGAAATTTCTCAATAAGCGATATTGGAAGTTCAACTACGGAATATAGACTACTGCCAAGATTTGTACTTTTGAAATTGGAATATAAGTTTTAA